The Euryarchaeota archaeon sequence TCTGGACTACTCTTCCTCTTGGCCATCGTCGACGGCCTCGTAGTAATACTCGCCCGCCGTCTTTTGCTCCCTGTCGAGCCTCGACCCTTCCTTGTTCACGCGAGGGCGCTTCGTCTCCCTGTCGCGCCTGAAGGTTATCCCGAGGTCCTTGAGGAACCTGTTCATCCCTTCCCGCAAATCGAAGGGCCCCTCCGAGACGCCGCGTTTTCCCGGTTCGCCCCCGAACACGATGAGGCTGTCCGCGATGAGGTCGATGAAATAGACGTCATGATCGACGACCAAGGCGCTCTTTCCCGTCTTCTCCATCACGCGACGGATGGTCTTCGCCATGATCATGCGTTGTTCGCTGTCGAGGTAGGCGGAGGGCTCGTCGAGAAGATATAGATCGGCACTTCGACCGAGCGCGAGAGCACACGCCGCGCGTTGCAATTCGCCACCCGACAGCGTCGACACCTGCTTGTCCATGAGGCGCTCCATCCCGAGCGGGTGGATGACCTCGTGCTTGAAGAAGTTGGAATCCGCGGCGGCCCCGAGGGTCACGTAGAGCATCTCCTGCACCGTCCCCTCGTAATCGCCCTTCACGTACTGCGGCTTGTAGCTCACGCGCGCCTTCGTCTCGACCACTCCCGACGTGGGCTTGATCTCGCCGGCGAGCATCTTCACGAACGTGGTTTTTCCAGTGGCGTTCGGCCCGAGGACGCCGACGACTTCGCCCTCTCGTATCTTGCCGCCCGCGGATTCGAGCGTGAAGCCTTCAAGTTCCTTTTTCAACGAATCGAACTTGAGAAGCGTCGATGTCTGCCATTCCTTTCGTGGCGGATGCACCTCGAACTCTATGGCGGTGTCGCGGAACCGGACGTTTTCCTCCTTCAGCATACCGGAGAGATATGTGTTGATCCCGGTTCGCACCGGTCGAGGCAGGGCGACGATGCCGTAGCCACCTTCACGACCGTAGAGAAGGTGCGTCTGGTCCGCGACGAAATCGAGCATCGCCAAGTCGTGCTCGATGACGATGACGGCTTTTTCCTTGGCGAGCTCGCGGATGAGCTTCGCCATCCTGAGGCGTTGGTAGATGTCGAGGTAGGACGACGGTTCGTCGAAGAAATAGACGTCGGCCTCTTTGACGACCGTCGCGGCGATCGCGACGCGTTGGAGTTCGCCGCCGGAAAGCGTCGCTATGTCGCTTCCGAGCGCTTTCTTGAGATCCAAGGCCTCGACGACATGGTCCAAGACCTTGCGGTCGTCGGCCTTCTTCAAGAGCTCGCTCACTTTCCCTTGGACAACTTTTGGCAGCTTGTCGACGTACTGGGGCTTGAAAGCCGCCTTCACCTTGCCGGCCGCGACGCGCTTCAAGTAATCGCCGAGTTCCGTGCCGGCGTATTTTTCGAGCATCGGATCCCAGACGGCCTTGATCTCGAACGCGCCGAGATTGGGGATCTCTTGGCCGGAGAGGATCTTTATCGCGGTCGTTTTCCCGATCCCGTTAGGCCCGAGTAACCCGACGACCATCCCCTTCTTGGGGACGGGAAGGCGAAACAGGCGGAACCCGTTCTCGCCGTACTGCGTGATGAGGTCCTCTTT is a genomic window containing:
- a CDS encoding ribosome biogenesis/translation initiation ATPase RLI encodes the protein MRVAVVDRDRCQPKKCSYECIHFCPRVRAGVVETIYAPEAGAKPIVSEELCIGCNICVVKCPFDAIHIINLPEELKEDLITQYGENGFRLFRLPVPKKGMVVGLLGPNGIGKTTAIKILSGQEIPNLGAFEIKAVWDPMLEKYAGTELGDYLKRVAAGKVKAAFKPQYVDKLPKVVQGKVSELLKKADDRKVLDHVVEALDLKKALGSDIATLSGGELQRVAIAATVVKEADVYFFDEPSSYLDIYQRLRMAKLIRELAKEKAVIVIEHDLAMLDFVADQTHLLYGREGGYGIVALPRPVRTGINTYLSGMLKEENVRFRDTAIEFEVHPPRKEWQTSTLLKFDSLKKELEGFTLESAGGKIREGEVVGVLGPNATGKTTFVKMLAGEIKPTSGVVETKARVSYKPQYVKGDYEGTVQEMLYVTLGAAADSNFFKHEVIHPLGMERLMDKQVSTLSGGELQRAACALALGRSADLYLLDEPSAYLDSEQRMIMAKTIRRVMEKTGKSALVVDHDVYFIDLIADSLIVFGGEPGKRGVSEGPFDLREGMNRFLKDLGITFRRDRETKRPRVNKEGSRLDREQKTAGEYYYEAVDDGQEEE